The following are from one region of the Natronocella acetinitrilica genome:
- a CDS encoding MlaC/ttg2D family ABC transporter substrate-binding protein, translated as MMLKTSMFAWMTLAAGLLWGMAAQATDPSDLRPPEQIIEGVFSDAVDALVENQDAIRDRPRVAFELIDDILSPHVHYPLMGQLILTSEWRTASEAQRQEFLDTFREYIIRTYSKLLSDNVDEVVRVVQQSGTIMAVRSVTEPDQRGRVTVRTQFLLESGNVPVQYRMIATDNGWRVWDVVIESISFVTNYRDEFGSEMRRHGLDGLIERLKERNARAWESQS; from the coding sequence ATGATGCTCAAGACCTCAATGTTCGCCTGGATGACGCTTGCCGCCGGACTGTTGTGGGGCATGGCGGCACAGGCAACCGACCCGTCGGACCTGCGCCCGCCGGAACAGATTATCGAAGGCGTGTTCAGCGACGCGGTGGACGCCCTGGTGGAGAATCAGGACGCGATTCGCGACCGGCCCCGTGTGGCCTTCGAACTGATCGACGACATTCTTTCTCCCCACGTGCACTACCCCCTGATGGGGCAGCTGATCCTCACTTCGGAATGGCGCACGGCCTCGGAGGCACAGCGCCAGGAATTCCTTGACACGTTTCGCGAGTACATCATCCGGACCTACTCCAAACTACTGTCGGACAATGTCGATGAAGTGGTCAGAGTGGTTCAGCAATCCGGCACCATCATGGCCGTGCGGTCTGTGACGGAGCCGGATCAGCGAGGACGCGTGACGGTTCGCACGCAGTTTCTGCTCGAGAGTGGCAATGTACCCGTCCAGTATCGGATGATCGCCACCGACAACGGTTGGCGCGTCTGGGACGTGGTCATCGAGAGCATCAGCTTCGTGACCAATTACCGCGATGAATTCGGCAGCGAAATGCGTCGCCACGGCCTTGATGGCCTGATCGAACGACTCAAGGAGCGCAACGCGCGCGCCTGGGAGAGCCAGAGCTGA
- a CDS encoding flagellar brake protein encodes MAESDGQSGGASRVDRDQERFLLRKPTEIAAVLLQLARRPEIITGYFDSGRRHLMTAVLGVDAESQSLILDMGPDAAINQAALRANRIVCVAKHQSVSVKFACGPLEVIDREDGPAFRTPLPDSLYRLQRREYFRVPTPVTNPVICRVPDPADLGALHEFRAVDLSIGGVGLVDLDMTLKLAARDRMDDAILLLPGAEEMRLELEVRNISRHMQRDGRIGRRLGMAFVRLANRHANIIQRYLHQLQLIQRDTRPDSD; translated from the coding sequence ATGGCGGAAAGTGACGGGCAAAGCGGCGGCGCATCCCGGGTTGACCGGGATCAGGAGCGTTTTCTGCTCCGCAAGCCCACCGAGATCGCTGCCGTATTACTGCAACTGGCGCGGCGTCCGGAGATCATTACCGGCTATTTCGATAGCGGACGCCGCCACCTGATGACCGCAGTTCTTGGCGTGGATGCGGAGAGCCAGTCGCTGATACTCGACATGGGGCCCGATGCGGCAATCAATCAGGCTGCCTTGCGGGCGAATCGAATCGTCTGTGTGGCCAAGCATCAGAGTGTCAGCGTGAAATTTGCCTGTGGACCGCTGGAAGTCATCGATCGCGAGGATGGACCGGCGTTCCGCACCCCCCTACCGGATTCCCTCTACCGTTTGCAGCGGCGGGAGTATTTCCGGGTGCCGACGCCGGTCACCAATCCGGTAATCTGTCGTGTTCCTGATCCCGCTGATCTAGGCGCCTTGCATGAGTTCCGGGCCGTCGATCTCAGTATCGGCGGTGTCGGCCTGGTGGATCTCGACATGACATTGAAACTCGCGGCGCGGGATCGTATGGACGACGCCATACTGCTGTTGCCTGGCGCGGAAGAGATGCGGCTTGAACTCGAGGTGCGGAACATTTCCCGTCACATGCAGCGGGACGGCCGGATAGGCCGACGCCTTGGAATGGCCTTTGTGCGTCTCGCTAATCGGCACGCCAACATCATCCAGCGCTATCTGCATCAATTGCAGTTGATTCAGCGTGACACCCGACCCGATTCCGACTGA
- a CDS encoding lysozyme-like domain containing protein, giving the protein MMRRIGLLMTIAAIVAMVSGCATRPPDRTDDICAIFDHQPRWYDYALASEERWGTSIPVQMAFINQESTFRHNARPPRTRLFGFIPWRRPSSAYGYAQAQDPVWGEYMAEEGSVFARRTHMKHATDFVGWYNHRTHQRLGISKQNAEHLYYAYHEGHAGYRRGNHRNKPFVLRAAQRVQNHADNYSRQLQGCEARFQCRRFWQIGPFCDA; this is encoded by the coding sequence ATGATGAGACGAATCGGCCTTTTGATGACCATCGCGGCGATCGTTGCGATGGTGTCTGGCTGCGCTACACGGCCGCCGGATAGAACCGACGACATTTGCGCCATCTTCGACCACCAGCCTCGCTGGTACGACTACGCGCTGGCCTCGGAAGAGCGCTGGGGAACATCAATCCCGGTACAGATGGCTTTCATCAACCAGGAATCCACCTTTCGCCACAATGCCCGCCCGCCGAGAACACGGCTGTTCGGGTTCATTCCCTGGCGCCGACCGTCCAGTGCCTACGGCTATGCCCAGGCGCAGGACCCGGTCTGGGGAGAGTACATGGCAGAGGAAGGCAGCGTATTCGCCCGCCGGACGCACATGAAACACGCTACGGATTTCGTCGGCTGGTACAACCACCGCACCCACCAGCGACTCGGCATCTCGAAACAGAACGCCGAGCATCTCTATTACGCGTATCATGAAGGCCACGCCGGATACCGGCGGGGCAATCACCGCAACAAGCCCTTTGTGCTCCGGGCCGCGCAGCGGGTGCAGAACCACGCCGACAACTACAGCCGGCAGCTTCAGGGATGCGAAGCACGCTTTCAGTGCCGCCGCTTCTGGCAGATCGGACCGTTCTGCGACGCCTGA